The Rhodopseudomonas palustris genome window below encodes:
- the pyrE gene encoding orotate phosphoribosyltransferase: MSKSASRARLADIIRTRSFGRGEITLASGRKSDFYFNLKPTMLDPEGAALLAELTYEALRDEKVDYVGGLEMGAVPLAGAIAQLSWLKNHPIAAFFVRKKPKEHGARLSVEGLAKGESLAGKRCVIVEDVTTTGGSAIKAVEAVKESGAEIVLVLTMVDREEGATEAFAEAGLPFRSLYKASEFLNT; encoded by the coding sequence GTGTCCAAATCCGCGTCCCGCGCCCGCCTTGCCGACATCATCCGCACCCGCTCGTTCGGCCGGGGGGAGATCACGCTCGCGTCGGGGCGCAAGAGCGACTTCTATTTCAACCTGAAGCCGACGATGCTCGATCCCGAGGGTGCCGCGCTGCTCGCCGAATTGACCTATGAGGCGCTGCGCGACGAGAAGGTCGACTATGTCGGCGGGCTGGAGATGGGCGCGGTGCCGCTGGCCGGTGCGATCGCGCAGCTGTCATGGCTGAAGAACCATCCGATCGCGGCGTTCTTCGTGCGCAAGAAGCCGAAGGAACATGGCGCTCGGCTGTCGGTCGAAGGCTTGGCGAAGGGCGAGAGCCTGGCGGGCAAGCGCTGCGTCATCGTCGAGGACGTCACCACCACCGGCGGGTCGGCCATCAAGGCGGTCGAAGCGGTGAAGGAATCCGGCGCCGAGATCGTGCTGGTGCTGACCATGGTGGACCGCGAGGAAGGCGCCACCGAAGCTTTCGCCGAGGCCGGGCTGCCGTTCCGGTCGCTGTACAAGGCCAGCGAGTTCCTCAACACCTGA
- a CDS encoding DUF2865 domain-containing protein, protein MRQLLTSSRLRRRVFALGAALALPLLAAPEIASAQNLLEFLFGGAGPQRPQHGAPAQANFFADPFGLNQQNQPPQPQRQASAGGGPAFCVRSCDGKYFPLQLRAGASPAQMCQAFCPAGNAKVYYGSQIDGARSASGERYADSPNAFAYRKALKADCTCNGRDPAGLAQIDLSQDTSLRAGDIVATADGLAAYTGVRLGVEQMPDFTPVADYPGLTPSLRARLGEMKVAPVNEQIAEQAPPALGRDVSLPVETPKPIPHGRRAGID, encoded by the coding sequence TTGCGTCAATTGCTTACCAGTTCACGCCTGCGGCGCCGCGTTTTCGCTCTCGGCGCGGCGCTTGCGCTGCCGCTGCTCGCCGCTCCTGAAATCGCCTCGGCGCAGAACCTGCTCGAGTTCCTGTTCGGCGGCGCCGGCCCGCAACGGCCGCAGCACGGCGCCCCGGCCCAGGCCAACTTTTTCGCCGACCCGTTCGGCCTCAATCAGCAAAACCAGCCGCCGCAACCGCAGCGCCAGGCCTCCGCCGGCGGCGGTCCGGCGTTCTGCGTGCGCAGCTGCGACGGCAAGTACTTCCCGCTGCAGCTCCGCGCGGGCGCCAGCCCGGCACAGATGTGCCAGGCGTTCTGCCCGGCCGGCAACGCCAAGGTGTATTACGGCAGCCAGATCGACGGCGCCCGCTCGGCGAGCGGCGAGCGCTATGCCGACTCGCCGAATGCGTTCGCCTATCGCAAGGCGCTGAAGGCGGACTGCACCTGCAACGGTCGCGATCCGGCCGGCCTCGCGCAAATCGACCTGTCGCAGGACACCTCCCTGCGCGCCGGCGACATCGTCGCCACCGCCGATGGCCTCGCCGCCTACACGGGCGTGCGTCTCGGCGTCGAGCAGATGCCGGACTTCACCCCGGTCGCCGACTATCCGGGCCTGACTCCCAGCCTGCGCGCCCGCCTTGGCGAGATGAAGGTGGCGCCGGTCAACGAGCAGATCGCCGAACAGGCGCCCCCGGCACTCGGCCGCGACGTCTCACTGCCGGTCGAGACCCCGAAGCCCATCCCCCACGGCCGCCGCGCCGGGATCGACTGA
- a CDS encoding glycogen/starch/alpha-glucan phosphorylase, with translation MVVVSSAWNGHLPVQSLPEKNSSQSAPLDELALAEIKSAILAKLTLAIGKEAAHATKHDWYKASALALRDRIVHRWLVSEKESYDAGRKRVYYLSLEFLIGRLFTDSLNNMGLLAQFDAALGDLGVGLNDLRKCEPDAALGNGGLGRLAACFMESMATLEIPAYGYGIRYDYGLFRQIINHGWQQEFPDEWLSFGNPWELQRPEVVYQVKFGGHVDQVTDAKGYTRAVWTPGETVQAIAYDTPIVGWRGEHVNALRLWSARAPDPLLIDVFNTGDYLGATAHEARAEAICKFLYPNDESPAGRELRLRQEYFFVSASLQDLIKRHLDSDGQIRNLAKKAAIQLNDTHPSLAVAELMRLLVDVHALRWDDAWNITVATLSYTNHTLLPEALETWPLDLFQRTLPRHLEIIYRINEAHLGLAEARSPGDIEFRASVSLIDEKAGRRVRMGHLAFIGSHRVNGVSAMHSDLMKETVFHDLNFLYPGRITNKTNGITFRRWLTLANPGLTDLVRSVAGDEVLDDPTRLERLEAFAGDGAFQQQFRSVKHRNKVALARLIGERNNIRIDPSALFDVQIKRIHEYKRQLLNVLETIALYQAIKDEPNRDWVPRVKIFAGKAAASYRYAKLIIKLINDVAEVVNNDASIGGKLKVVFLADYNVSLAEVIIPAADLSEQISTAGMEASGTGNMKLALNGALTIGTLDGANIEIRDLVGPENIAIFGMEALEVVARRAQGLDATDVINRSPQLANAIRAIDSGVFSPDDRARFASVAHALRHLDHYMVSADFDSYYEAQRGIDARWRAGSAWTRAGILNVARMAWFSSDRTIREYAEEIWNVPTKTATQPSPARQAG, from the coding sequence ATGGTCGTGGTCTCATCCGCTTGGAATGGTCACTTGCCCGTGCAGTCGTTACCAGAAAAAAATTCCTCCCAGTCGGCGCCTCTGGATGAGCTGGCGCTCGCGGAGATCAAGAGCGCGATCCTCGCCAAGCTGACCCTGGCGATCGGCAAGGAAGCCGCGCACGCCACCAAGCACGACTGGTACAAGGCCTCCGCCTTGGCGCTGCGCGACCGGATCGTGCACCGCTGGCTGGTGTCCGAGAAGGAGAGCTACGACGCCGGCCGCAAGCGGGTGTATTACCTGTCGCTCGAATTCCTGATCGGCCGGCTGTTCACCGACTCGCTGAACAATATGGGCCTGCTGGCGCAGTTCGACGCCGCGCTCGGCGATCTCGGCGTCGGCCTCAACGACCTGCGCAAATGCGAGCCCGACGCCGCGCTCGGGAATGGCGGCCTCGGCCGGCTCGCCGCCTGCTTCATGGAAAGCATGGCGACGCTGGAGATCCCGGCCTACGGCTACGGCATCCGCTATGACTACGGCCTGTTCCGCCAGATCATTAATCACGGCTGGCAGCAGGAATTCCCCGACGAGTGGCTGAGCTTCGGCAACCCGTGGGAATTGCAGCGGCCGGAGGTGGTCTATCAGGTCAAGTTCGGCGGCCATGTCGACCAGGTTACCGACGCCAAGGGCTACACCCGCGCGGTGTGGACGCCGGGCGAGACCGTGCAGGCGATCGCCTACGACACCCCGATCGTCGGCTGGCGCGGCGAGCACGTCAACGCGCTGCGGCTGTGGTCGGCGCGCGCGCCGGACCCGCTGCTGATCGACGTGTTCAACACCGGCGACTATCTCGGCGCCACCGCGCACGAGGCGCGCGCCGAGGCGATCTGCAAATTCCTGTATCCGAACGACGAGAGCCCGGCGGGCCGCGAGCTGCGGCTGCGCCAGGAGTATTTCTTCGTCTCCGCCTCGCTGCAGGACCTGATCAAGCGGCACCTGGATTCCGACGGCCAGATCCGCAACCTCGCCAAGAAGGCGGCGATCCAGCTCAACGACACCCATCCGTCGCTGGCGGTCGCCGAGCTGATGCGGCTTTTGGTCGACGTCCACGCGCTGCGCTGGGACGACGCCTGGAACATCACGGTCGCGACGCTGAGCTACACCAACCACACGCTGCTGCCCGAGGCGCTGGAGACCTGGCCGCTCGACCTGTTCCAGCGCACGCTGCCGCGCCACCTCGAAATCATCTACCGGATCAACGAGGCGCATCTCGGCCTCGCCGAGGCGCGCAGCCCGGGCGATATCGAATTCCGCGCCTCGGTGTCGCTGATCGACGAGAAGGCCGGCCGCCGGGTGCGGATGGGCCATCTCGCCTTCATCGGCTCGCATCGCGTCAACGGCGTCTCGGCGATGCATTCCGACCTGATGAAGGAGACCGTGTTTCACGATCTCAACTTCCTCTACCCCGGCCGCATCACCAACAAGACCAACGGCATCACCTTCCGGCGCTGGCTGACGCTGGCCAATCCGGGCCTGACCGATCTGGTCCGATCGGTGGCCGGCGACGAGGTGCTGGACGATCCGACCCGGCTGGAGCGGCTCGAAGCCTTCGCCGGCGACGGCGCATTCCAGCAGCAGTTCCGCTCCGTCAAGCATCGCAACAAGGTGGCGCTGGCGCGGCTGATCGGTGAGCGCAACAACATCCGGATCGATCCGAGTGCGCTGTTCGACGTCCAGATCAAGCGCATCCACGAATACAAGCGGCAGCTGCTCAACGTGCTCGAGACCATCGCGCTGTATCAGGCGATCAAGGACGAGCCGAACCGCGACTGGGTGCCGCGCGTCAAGATCTTCGCCGGCAAGGCCGCCGCGAGCTACCGCTACGCCAAGCTGATCATCAAGCTGATCAACGACGTCGCCGAAGTGGTAAACAACGACGCTTCGATCGGCGGCAAGTTGAAGGTGGTGTTCCTCGCCGACTACAATGTCAGCCTCGCCGAAGTGATCATTCCGGCCGCCGACCTGTCGGAGCAGATCTCGACCGCCGGCATGGAAGCCTCCGGCACCGGCAACATGAAGCTGGCGCTGAACGGCGCGCTGACGATCGGCACGCTCGACGGCGCCAATATCGAAATCCGCGATCTGGTCGGCCCGGAGAACATCGCGATCTTCGGCATGGAAGCGCTGGAAGTGGTGGCGCGCCGCGCCCAGGGCCTCGACGCCACCGACGTCATCAACCGTTCGCCGCAACTCGCCAACGCGATCCGCGCGATCGACTCCGGCGTGTTCTCGCCCGACGACCGCGCCCGGTTCGCCTCGGTGGCGCACGCGCTGCGCCACCTCGACCACTACATGGTCAGCGCCGACTTCGACAGCTACTACGAGGCCCAGCGCGGCATCGACGCGCGGTGGCGCGCCGGCTCTGCCTGGACCCGCGCCGGCATCCTCAACGTCGCCCGGATGGCGTGGTTCTCGTCCGACCGCACCATCCGCGAATACGCCGAAGAGATCTGGAACGTGCCGACCAAAACGGCGACCCAGCCCTCGCCGGCAAGGCAGGCGGGATAG
- a CDS encoding acyl-CoA thioesterase gives MDAKVEHTPHPFDAATRVDFESGRWQGATSDDYHAFVGQFGGATAATLLRALMQQPERAGDPLAFTVNFCAPISAGSFDLAPRLIKATRSTQHWGVELSQGDAGVEVFATAVFAQRRETWTHRPAEMPKTAAYDEAPVYARGGAAASWIRQFEFRFVENEPNFGDGPLPEPASPHTKAWIGHAVPRTLDLLSLSAIADAFFARIFHVRGELLPIGTVSMTTYFHVDAADLAAEPITAVLGVADANVFHKSFSDQTGELWSPSGRLLATTHQITYFKA, from the coding sequence ATGGACGCCAAGGTCGAACACACGCCGCATCCGTTCGATGCCGCGACGCGCGTGGATTTCGAAAGCGGGCGCTGGCAGGGCGCGACCAGCGACGATTACCACGCCTTCGTCGGCCAGTTCGGCGGCGCCACCGCGGCGACGCTGCTGCGGGCCCTGATGCAGCAGCCGGAGCGCGCCGGCGATCCGCTGGCTTTCACGGTGAACTTCTGCGCGCCGATCAGCGCCGGCAGCTTCGATCTGGCGCCGCGGCTGATCAAGGCGACGCGCTCGACCCAGCATTGGGGCGTCGAACTCAGCCAAGGCGACGCCGGCGTCGAAGTGTTCGCCACCGCGGTGTTCGCCCAGCGCCGCGAGACCTGGACGCACCGTCCCGCCGAGATGCCGAAGACCGCCGCCTATGACGAGGCTCCGGTGTATGCGCGCGGCGGCGCGGCGGCATCGTGGATCCGTCAGTTCGAGTTTCGCTTCGTCGAGAACGAGCCGAACTTCGGCGATGGCCCGCTGCCGGAGCCGGCGAGCCCGCACACCAAGGCGTGGATCGGCCACGCCGTGCCGCGCACGCTCGATTTGTTGTCGCTGTCGGCGATCGCCGATGCGTTCTTCGCGCGGATCTTCCACGTCCGCGGTGAATTGTTGCCGATCGGCACGGTGTCGATGACGACGTATTTCCATGTCGACGCCGCCGATCTCGCCGCCGAGCCGATCACCGCGGTGCTCGGCGTCGCCGACGCCAACGTGTTTCACAAGAGCTTCTCCGACCAAACCGGCGAATTGTGGTCGCCGAGCGGGCGGCTGCTGGCGACCACGCATCAGATCACCTATTTCAAAGCCTGA
- the rocF gene encoding arginase, translating into MSQTEVAHSELARRVALLGVPIEIGAGLRGTLMGPAALRTAGIGRVLDQLGFAVEDHGDMTRPAAGGGNDPVPANANYYSEVKSWVGAISTRAYELARSGAVPLFMGGDHSLSMGSVNGVARYWQEQNKPLFVLWFDAHADYNTPTTTLTANMHGMSAAFLCGEPGLDHLLGDEPRVSVPPSRLDLFGIRSIDPLEKELVRARAIPVVDMRAIDEFGVGVLIRRVIDRVRAAGGVLHLSFDVDVLDPSVAPGVGTTVPGGATYREAHLVMELLHDSRLVRSVDIVELNPFLDERGRTARVAVELIGSLFGMQITDRVTPTNAVLPEG; encoded by the coding sequence ATGTCGCAGACCGAAGTCGCTCACAGCGAGCTCGCGCGGCGCGTCGCGCTGCTCGGCGTGCCGATCGAGATCGGCGCCGGCCTGCGCGGCACGCTGATGGGACCGGCCGCGCTCCGCACCGCCGGGATCGGCCGCGTGCTCGATCAGCTCGGCTTTGCGGTCGAAGATCACGGCGACATGACGCGGCCCGCGGCTGGCGGCGGCAACGATCCGGTGCCGGCCAACGCCAATTACTACAGCGAGGTGAAGAGCTGGGTCGGCGCGATCTCGACGCGCGCCTATGAGCTGGCGAGATCGGGCGCGGTGCCGCTGTTCATGGGCGGCGACCACAGCCTGTCGATGGGCTCGGTCAACGGCGTCGCGCGCTACTGGCAAGAGCAAAATAAGCCGCTGTTCGTGCTGTGGTTCGATGCCCATGCCGACTACAACACGCCGACGACGACGCTCACCGCCAACATGCACGGCATGTCGGCGGCGTTCCTGTGCGGCGAGCCGGGGCTCGACCATCTACTCGGCGACGAGCCGCGGGTGTCTGTCCCGCCGAGCCGGCTCGACCTGTTCGGCATCCGCTCGATCGATCCGCTCGAGAAAGAGCTGGTGCGCGCCCGCGCGATCCCGGTGGTCGACATGCGGGCGATCGACGAATTCGGCGTCGGCGTGCTGATCCGCCGCGTCATCGACCGCGTCCGTGCCGCCGGCGGCGTGCTGCATCTGTCGTTCGACGTCGACGTGCTCGATCCCTCGGTCGCGCCCGGCGTCGGCACCACCGTGCCGGGCGGCGCCACCTATCGCGAGGCGCATCTGGTGATGGAGCTGCTGCACGATTCGAGGTTGGTCCGCTCGGTCGACATCGTCGAGCTCAACCCGTTCCTGGATGAGCGCGGCCGCACCGCCCGCGTCGCGGTCGAACTCATCGGCAGCCTGTTCGGCATGCAGATCACCGACCGGGTGACCCCGACCAACGCGGTGCTGCCAGAGGGGTGA
- a CDS encoding ABC-F family ATP-binding cassette domain-containing protein: MIRLDNISKQNGHQILYIEASATLLRGEKIGLVGPNGSGKTTLFRMITGQEQPDEGQVSVDRGLTIGYFSQDVGEMSGRSAVAETMEGAGPVSEVAAELKELEHALADPDRADEMEQILERYGEVQHRFEELDGYALEGRAREVLAGLSFSQEMMDGDVGNLSGGWKMRVALARILLMRPDVMLLDEPSNHLDIESLIWLEQFLKGFEGALLMTSHDRAFMNRIVNKIVEIDAGTLTSYTGDYEFYEGQRALADKQQQAQFERQQAMLAKEVAFIERFKARASHAAQVQSRVKKLEKIEKVEPPRRRQIIAFDFPPAPRSGEDVASLSHVRKAYGSHVIYDDLDFAIRRRERWCVMGINGAGKSTLLKLVAGTTAPDDGSVTIGGSVKMGYFAQHAMDLIDGELTVFQSLEEWFPQAGQGSLRALAGCFGFSGDDVEKRCRVLSGGEKARLVMAKMLYDPPNFLVLDEPTNHLDIATKEMLIKALADFEGTMLFVSHDRHFLAALSNRVLELTPEGVHKYGGGYTEYVARTGHEAPGLH; the protein is encoded by the coding sequence ATGATCCGTCTCGACAACATCTCCAAGCAAAACGGCCACCAGATCCTCTACATCGAAGCCTCCGCAACGCTGCTGCGGGGCGAGAAGATCGGGCTGGTCGGGCCGAACGGCTCCGGCAAGACCACGCTGTTCCGGATGATCACCGGCCAGGAACAGCCGGACGAGGGCCAGGTGTCGGTCGATCGCGGCCTGACCATCGGCTATTTCAGCCAGGACGTCGGCGAGATGAGCGGCCGCAGCGCCGTCGCCGAGACCATGGAGGGCGCCGGCCCGGTCAGCGAAGTCGCGGCCGAGCTGAAGGAGCTGGAGCACGCACTGGCCGATCCGGACCGCGCCGACGAGATGGAGCAGATCCTCGAACGTTACGGCGAGGTGCAGCACCGCTTCGAGGAGCTCGACGGCTACGCGCTGGAAGGCCGCGCCCGCGAGGTGCTGGCGGGTCTATCGTTTTCGCAGGAGATGATGGACGGCGACGTCGGCAATCTGTCGGGCGGCTGGAAGATGCGCGTGGCGCTCGCCCGCATCCTGTTGATGCGCCCCGACGTGATGCTGCTCGACGAACCGTCGAACCACCTCGACATCGAAAGCCTGATCTGGCTCGAGCAGTTCCTCAAGGGCTTCGAGGGCGCGCTCTTGATGACCTCGCACGACCGCGCCTTCATGAACCGCATCGTCAACAAGATCGTTGAGATCGATGCCGGCACGCTGACCAGCTACACCGGCGACTACGAATTCTACGAGGGCCAGCGCGCGCTCGCCGACAAGCAGCAGCAGGCGCAGTTCGAACGGCAGCAGGCGATGCTCGCCAAGGAAGTGGCGTTCATCGAGCGCTTCAAGGCGCGCGCCTCGCACGCCGCCCAGGTGCAGAGCCGGGTCAAGAAGCTGGAGAAGATCGAGAAGGTCGAGCCGCCGCGCCGCCGCCAGATCATCGCGTTCGACTTCCCGCCGGCGCCGCGCTCGGGTGAAGACGTCGCCAGCCTCAGCCATGTCCGCAAGGCTTACGGCAGTCACGTCATCTATGACGATCTCGACTTTGCGATCCGCCGCCGCGAGCGCTGGTGCGTGATGGGCATCAACGGCGCCGGCAAGTCGACGCTGCTCAAGCTGGTCGCCGGCACCACCGCGCCGGACGACGGCAGCGTCACCATCGGCGGCAGCGTCAAGATGGGTTACTTCGCCCAGCACGCGATGGATCTGATCGACGGCGAACTCACCGTGTTCCAGTCGCTGGAAGAGTGGTTTCCGCAGGCCGGGCAAGGCAGCTTGCGCGCGCTCGCGGGCTGCTTCGGCTTCTCCGGCGACGACGTCGAGAAGCGCTGCCGCGTGTTGTCCGGCGGCGAGAAGGCCCGGCTGGTGATGGCCAAGATGCTGTACGACCCGCCGAACTTCCTGGTGCTGGACGAGCCGACCAACCACCTCGACATCGCCACCAAGGAAATGCTGATCAAGGCGCTCGCCGACTTCGAAGGCACCATGCTGTTCGTCTCGCACGACCGCCACTTCCTGGCGGCGCTGTCGAACCGCGTGCTGGAGCTGACGCCCGAAGGCGTCCACAAATACGGCGGCGGCTACACCGAATACGTCGCCCGCACCGGGCACGAAGCGCCGGGCCTGCATTAG
- a CDS encoding DUF2125 domain-containing protein produces the protein MADSTISPRRPLWPVLLLPGVVVLAALAWSAFWLFSASQVDRIVDQWRAREAAAGRSYDCGQRSVAGFPFRLEVRCENASVALTSQTAQQAATQTPVTAKLGEILVVSSLYQPSLLIAEFKGPASFADRGQPVSMELNWKTARSSVAGLPGTPERVALVFDEPALDGFRGDTRVLLARARHAELHGRQREATGAEPRQLEVDLSLDGTSVQDLHPLLADPFDAHLRLLISGLKDFRPKPWPQRFREIQAAGGRIQFEQARIQQGDMVAVATGSLGLTAQGYVDGELQMVATGLDQVIPKLGIDKMLEQGVSQSTLDRLAPGVRAKDVNNVLGALDRAIPGLGQVVRKNANVAAVAGIDALGQETKLEGRPARAFPLRFVEGAVMLGPLKVGQTKPLF, from the coding sequence ATGGCAGATTCCACGATTTCCCCCCGCCGCCCGCTGTGGCCGGTGCTGTTGCTCCCCGGCGTGGTGGTGCTGGCGGCGCTCGCCTGGAGCGCATTCTGGCTGTTCTCGGCAAGCCAGGTCGACCGCATCGTCGACCAGTGGCGCGCGCGCGAGGCGGCCGCCGGCCGCAGTTATGATTGCGGCCAGCGCTCGGTGGCGGGCTTTCCGTTCCGCCTCGAGGTTCGCTGCGAGAACGCCAGCGTCGCGCTGACTTCGCAGACCGCGCAGCAGGCCGCGACCCAGACCCCGGTGACAGCCAAGCTCGGCGAGATCCTGGTGGTGTCGTCGCTGTATCAGCCGAGCCTGCTGATCGCCGAGTTCAAGGGCCCGGCGAGCTTCGCCGACCGCGGCCAGCCGGTGTCGATGGAGCTGAACTGGAAGACCGCCCGCAGCAGCGTGGCCGGACTGCCGGGCACGCCGGAGCGGGTCGCCCTGGTGTTCGACGAGCCGGCGCTCGACGGTTTCCGCGGCGACACCCGCGTGCTGCTGGCGCGCGCCCGCCACGCCGAGCTGCACGGCCGGCAGCGTGAGGCCACCGGCGCCGAGCCGCGCCAGCTCGAAGTCGATCTCAGCCTCGATGGCACGTCGGTGCAGGACCTGCATCCGCTGCTCGCCGATCCGTTCGATGCGCATCTGCGTCTGTTGATCAGCGGCCTGAAGGACTTCCGCCCCAAGCCGTGGCCGCAGCGTTTCCGCGAGATCCAGGCCGCCGGCGGCCGCATCCAGTTCGAGCAGGCGCGGATCCAGCAGGGCGACATGGTGGCGGTCGCGACCGGTTCGCTCGGGCTGACCGCGCAGGGCTATGTCGACGGCGAATTGCAGATGGTGGCCACCGGGCTCGACCAGGTGATCCCCAAGCTCGGCATCGACAAGATGCTGGAGCAGGGCGTGTCACAATCGACGCTCGACCGGCTGGCGCCCGGCGTTCGCGCCAAGGACGTCAACAATGTGCTCGGCGCGCTCGACCGCGCCATTCCGGGCCTCGGCCAGGTGGTGCGCAAGAATGCCAATGTCGCCGCCGTCGCCGGCATCGACGCGCTCGGCCAAGAGACCAAGCTGGAAGGCCGTCCCGCCCGCGCCTTCCCGCTGCGCTTCGTCGAAGGCGCCGTGATGCTCGGCCCGCTCAAGGTGGGGCAGACCAAGCCGCTGTTCTGA
- a CDS encoding gamma-glutamylcyclotransferase gives MSAKTLTESELSEGDLWVFGYGSLMWNPGFDFVERVPARLIGEHRALCVYSFVHRGTPEQPGLVLGLDRGGACRGIAFRVADAHRMATVAYLREREQVTSVYREVKRSVWLEDDACRRISALTYVVDRGHAQYAGRLSYAEQLRHVRQGHGRSGPNRDYVIATVKALETQGCRDVPLHQLAEALRDEAPVHSGQ, from the coding sequence ATGTCCGCCAAAACGCTCACCGAATCCGAACTGTCCGAGGGCGACCTCTGGGTGTTCGGCTATGGCTCGCTGATGTGGAATCCCGGCTTCGACTTCGTCGAGCGGGTGCCGGCGCGGCTGATCGGCGAGCACCGGGCGCTGTGCGTGTATTCGTTCGTCCACCGCGGCACGCCGGAACAGCCCGGCTTGGTGCTCGGGCTCGACCGCGGCGGCGCCTGCCGCGGCATCGCGTTCCGCGTCGCCGACGCGCACCGGATGGCGACGGTGGCTTATTTGCGTGAGCGCGAGCAGGTCACCAGCGTGTATCGCGAGGTCAAGCGCTCGGTGTGGCTGGAGGACGACGCCTGTCGCCGGATCAGCGCGCTGACTTACGTGGTCGATCGCGGCCACGCGCAATATGCCGGCCGGCTGTCTTACGCCGAGCAGCTTCGCCACGTCCGCCAGGGTCACGGCCGCTCCGGCCCCAACCGCGATTACGTGATCGCCACCGTGAAGGCGCTGGAAACCCAGGGCTGCCGCGACGTGCCGCTGCACCAACTCGCCGAAGCGCTGCGCGACGAAGCGCCGGTACATTCTGGCCAGTGA